Within Saccharomonospora cyanea NA-134, the genomic segment TGCTGCTGGACGCCGCGAAGGGCCTGGAGCCGCAGACGTTGAAGCTGTTCGACGTGTGCCGCCACCGCGGTATCCCGGTGATCACGTTCATCAACAAGTGGGACCGCCCCGGCCGGGAGGCCCTCGCCCTCTGCGACGAGCTCACGGAGCGCATCGGGCTGACCCCGATGCCGTTGACGTGGCCTGTCGGCGAAGCCGGCCGGTTCCGCGGTGTCCTCGACGTCACGGACGGCTCGTTCGTGGCGTTCGAGCGGACCGCGGGCGGTGCCACGGTGGCCGGGGAGCAGCGGTTGCCCGCCACGCGTGCCGAGGAGGAGCTGGGGGAGGACTTCACCCGCGCGACGGAGGAGGCGGAGCTCGTCGCCGCGTCGGGTGGGGAGTTCGACCTCTCCGCCTACCTGCGGGGCAGCGCGACGCCGGTGCTGTTCGGCGCCGCGGTGCTGAACTTCGGGGTTCGGCATCTGCTGGACCTGCTGGTCGAGCTGGCGCCGAGGCCCGAGCCCAGGGTGGACGTCGACGGCAACCCCCGCCCGCTGGACGACGAGTTCTCGGCGTTCGTGTTCAAGGTGCAGACGGGTATGGACCCGGCGCATCGCGACCAGGTGGCGTTCGCGCGGGTGTGTTCGGGGGTGTTCGAACGGGGCATGGTGGTCACGAACGCCACCACGAAACGGCCGTTCGCCACGAAGTACGCCCACCAGGTCTTCGGGCAGCAACGCTCCACAGTGGACGTCGCGTATCCCGGTGACGTGATCGGCCTGGTCAACGCCTCCGCGCTGCGGGTCGGCGACACTCTGTACGCCGGGAAGCCCGCGGTGCGGTTCCCCGGTCTGCCGAGCTTCGCGCCCGCGCACTTCGCGGTGGCGCGGCCCTCGGACCTCAGCAAGGCCAAGCAGTTCCGCAAGGGGGTGGAGCAGTTGTCGTCGGAGGGCGTGGTGCAGTTGCTGACCTCCGATCTGCGGGGGGACGCCGCTCCCGTGTTCGCGGCGGTGGGGCCGATGCAGTTCGAGGTCGCCGCCCACCGCATGGAGTACGAGTTCAACTCGCCGGTGAAGCTCGACCGGTTGCCGTACTCGACGGTGCGGAGGTTGGCCGACCCGGCGCAGCGCGCGCTGGTGGACGCGGGCCGCAACAGTGAGGTGCTGACCCGGGCCGACGGCACCGACCTGGCGTTGTTCGCCGACGACATGAGCATGCGCCTCCTGCTGCGCCGCCACCCGGAGCTCCGGTTGGAGGCGCTGGTCGCGACCGGCGACTGAGCTCCGCCGTCCTGCCGTACCCGGTCCGCACCGCCGCTCAGTCGGGCAGCGCCGTACACAGGTAGCAGCCCGCGGTGGCGCTGCGCACGTGGATGTAGTCCACGTCGGGCCGGGCCAGCAGCTCGTCGAGCGCGGGCTCGGCGTCGGCGTGCGCGACCCGGTGGGCCAGGACGAGCCGCCTGCCGTCGCCGTAGCAGTTGAGCAGCAGGCCGCTGCGGCCGAGTCTCGCCGGGTAGACACCCGGTTCCGCGTAGGGCTCGCAGCGCCGCTCGTGGACGAAGACCGGGCCGGGAAGGGGAACGTCCTCGCGCTCGCGGAAGGGGTCGTAGGTGAACGCGATGAGCGCCTCCCTGCCCGGCTCGATGGCGTCGAGGCACACCCGGCACGGAGCGGCTTCGGTCGGCACCTCGCGCCACGCCGGGTGTCCGTAGCCGGGGGCCCGTAGCGTGGTGCGGACCTCGTCGGCCAGCGCGGTGTCCATCGGTACGATCCGGAAACCCATGCCCCGACCCTGCCTTGCCAGGGCGGAGGTCACCGGCGGTTTTCCGACCTGGACCTCACGTTGTCCACGGCCCAGCGGCCGGGACCGAAGACCGCGAGGAGCAGGAAGATCCAACTGTACAGCGCCGCGGGCTCGCCCATGTTCTCCAGCGGGAACAGGGCTGTCGGCTGGTGCACGACGAAGTAGGCGTAGGCCATGGCCCCCGAGCACAACAGCGCCGCCGGCCGTGTGAACAGCCCGGCCAGCACCAGGCCGCCCGCGCCGACCTCGATCACGCTCGCCCACCAGCCCGGCCACGAACCGAACGGCACGCCCGTGCCCGCGCCGTCGATGCCGCCGAACGCGCCGAATCCCTGAACGCCGTGGCAGACGAAGAGGAATGCCACCACCATCCGGAACACGGCGAGCACGCTCGCCTCGGTCCGGCTCCGCCGTGACGTCGTGGTCGCGGACTCGGTGGTGTGCGGGGTCCTCCCGGTGGTGACGCTCATAGCTCGCTCCCTCATGTCTCGGTGTCGTCACCAGGACGTCGAACGGGAGCGGCCGACTTCGACATCACCACCGAACTTTCTTCCGGCCGGTTCTCCCTTCGACGGGAGCGGCCGTGGGCGCGGTTCAGAACCAGCCGCGTTCGCGGGCGAGCCTGGCCGCCTCGGTGCGGTTGCGGGCGTCGGTTCGTCGCGGTGTGCGCTGGAGGTCGTGGTCATGGTTTCGCACGACGATAGGACAGCGCGGCCACACCGGCCATGACCACGGTCCACCCGGCGAGCACGGCGAGGTGACCGACGACCGCCGCGCCGTCGAACTGGGCCGTCGCCAGCCCGGCGAGGTGGTAGGTCGGCAGGACGAGGCGACGGTGCCGAAGAAGCCGGGCAGGATCTCCAGCGGCATCCACAGCCCGGCGACGACCGCGGTCGGCATCAGGATCGCGTGGAGCACCGCCGTGGTGGTGTTGGGTTTGGCCTGGAATCCCGCGGCCAGGCCGAGCAGCGCGAACGGCACGGCGCCGAGGACGAGAACGCCGTACAGGCGCAGCACCTCGAACACGGAGGCCTGCAACGTCCCGGTCAGCGCGGCGGTGAGCGTCATCGCCAGCAACACGCCCACCGAGTAGGGCAGCGCGGCGAGCACCTTGGCCGCCAGTGTCACCGGCAACGGCACCGCCTGCACCCGCTTCACCCGTAGCCAACCGATCTGGCGGTCCTGCGCCACGCCGATGCCCGGGTTCGTCAACGTCACGGTCAACACGCCGAAGGTGCCGAAGGTGGCCAGCATCCGAGTGCCCGCGGACAGCTCCTCCGACGAGTAGCCACCGAACATCGACACGAACAGGGCGAAGAAACCGACCGGCATCAGGATCGAGAAGAACAGCGCGGTGGGTTCCCGCCAGATCGCCCGCAGCTCGTCGAGAACCTCCACGTCGAGCAGTCGCCGAGTCACCGGACCACCTCCTGCCGCGCGCGCTGCGGTCGCGAGGTGGGTGTCACGACCGCCTCCTCCAGCCCCGCGCCCTCGACCCGGAGATCGCTCAGTTCGGGGTCCTCGGCGAGCAGTCGCCGCAACAGTGCCTCGGGGGAGCGAGTGGCGATCCGGACCAGCTCTCCCTCCCGGTCGAGCGAGGCCACCCCGGGCAGTGCGGTGAGCACGTCGTCGTCGAGGACGGTGCGTGCGACGACCGTGCGGTCCGGCAACCGGGAGATCAACTTCTCCGGGGTGTCCGAGGCGAGCACCCGGCCCCGGTCGATCACCACGACGCGGTCGGACACGGTCGCCGCCTCGTCGATCAGGTGGGTGGTGAGCAGGATCGCCGTGCCCTTCGCCCGCCGTGTCGCGAGGATCTGCCAGAACCGCCTGCGGACGGGTGTGTCCAGCCCGCAGGCGGTTCGTCGAGTACCAGCAGTGCCGGATCGTTGACCAGCGCCATGGCCAGTTGCAGGCGCTGTTTCTGGCCTCCGGACAGCTTCGCCGCGCGGCGGTCGGCCAGGTCGGTCAGTCCCAGTTCCGCCATGATCGGCCCGGCGCTCGACCTCGGCAGTCCACCCCGGACAGCCGAACCGGCGACCAGCTCGCCGACCTTCAGCGTGCTGGGGTGGCCCAGCGATGCTGCACGACCCCCAACCACCGCCGCGTCGAGGCGTTCCTCGGATCACCACCGGCCAGACTGATCTCACCCCGCTGCCGGGGCAGCAACCCCACGAGCAGGTTCACCAGCGTCGTCTTGCCCGCACCGTTGGGGCCGAGCAGTGCCACGCACCCGCCTGCCCCGACGGTCAGGTCGACGCCGTCGAGGGCCGTCGTCCCGCCGTAGCGGTGAGCCAACCCCCGCGCACTCAACACCGTTCGCACATCTCCTCCACTGTCGTCTCGAAAGAGACCGTGCCCGTCGGGGCCGGTTCCCGGTAGTGAAGGTGTGGCACGTGCGGGGAGTGACGAATGTCAACCGCGCTGGTGGCGGCACGGTCAGACGTTGTTCAACGAGTGGTGAGAGCCGCGGCCAGGCACCACACGGCCGCCGCTGCCAGAGCGGCGGCCAGCACGCCCGGCCACCACTCCGAGGTGGAAGCTGCCAGAGACACCTGTATCGCCGCCGTCGTCGCGAACGTCAGCGCGAGGACGAACAGGGCCATGCGGGTGGTTGGCCACGGTCTCGGAATACGTTGCGGCATCGACACCGGCCTCCTCGGTGCGGGACATGCGGGATATCGCTCGTCCCGCCCCGGGAGTTACTCCGGTGGTGCCAGGTCACACGGTGCTCGAACGGTGCGATCAGAAGTCGGAGCAGGAGGCGGTGTTGTACGCCCCGCTGGCCGTGGCGGTCCTGGCCTCCTTGCCGTCGACGATCACGGTGCACTCCACGCTGCCGCCCTCGGCACCGAGGGTGACACTGAGCGAGCCGCCCTTGAGGAGTCCACTGGCCTCGGTGGTCTTCTCCCACGGCAGTTCGGTGACGTCCTCGGTCGCCGAGCTCGTGCTGTCGCCGTAGGTCGTGTAGGAGATGGTGGCCTCGGGCGCGTCGCCGGTCACCCGGTAGGTGATGTCCACCGTGCGGTCGGCCTCTTCGGTGATCTCCTTCGCCGCCTGGTCGTAGGCGAGGTACATCACGACGCTGACCACCACGCCGAGGATGGACAGCACGAGCCCGGCGATCGAGAGCCCCTTGTTGGTGGCCTTCCGCGCCTTCACGCGGGAGATGCCCACGGCGGAGAAGATCACGCCCAGCACGACCAGGGGCCAGGCCAGAATGCCGATGAACGGCAGCGGCGACAGGATCAGTCCGATGAGGCCGACGACGAACCCGGCGGTGCCCAGCCCGTTGCGGGCCACCTCAGGCGACGCAGTGGGGGCCGCCGTCCTCGTGTCCGGTCGTGTTGTCATGTCCAGTCCTCCCAGTTGGTTGCGATGCTCGACATGCAACCGCGTTCGCCGCCTCCGCCGCGTCGCCCGCGGGTCGGTGATCTCGTACGACTTAAGTCGTCGTCCACGGCCCGCGCGAGCGCCGATCCGCTGATCACTCCTTCCGGCTCGCCGCCGTACGCTCGGGCAATGCGCGAGTCCGCCTCCTCCCGAGCCAGGTCCGTGCTCGGCGTGCTGGTCACGGTGCTTGCCGTCGGTACGAGCGTGTTGAGCAGCCTCTACGTGTTCGCCGCGGAGACCTACGTTCCGCACTCGGAGCAACTCGACGTCACGTGGCGACCCGCGCTCGGAGTGCTCGCCGCACTCACGGCGGGCGTGCTCCTGTGCTGGCGACACAGCCGCCCCGTCGTGGTGACGGGAGTGGCCGTCATTCCGCCGGTGGTGTTCGTGGCCGACGCTCTCGCCGCGTTGATCTCGCTCGCGGCGCTGACCGCGCACCGGCGCGACCGGGTCGGCTGGCTCGGGGTGGCGGCCGTGTTCGTGGCCACCACCGTGGGGGTGGCCCACGACGCGCACCGGCACGCCGACGTCTCGGTCATCAAGATCATCTTTGGGGCGGACGGGGTTCCGTTCGTGGTCGTCGTGCTCGTGGCGGCGCTGCTGACGGCCATCCCCGCCGCACTCGGCACGCACCGGGGCACGAAACGCGAGCTGGCGCGACACACGCAGGCCGAGCGGGCGTTGCAGGCGGAGATGGCCCGAAAGGACGAGCGTTCCCGCATCGCCAGGGAGATGCACGACGTCCTGGGCCACCGGCTGTCGCTGCTGTCCCTGCACGCGGGAGCCCTGGAAGTCATGGCGCCACAGGAGTCCGACCGTGCGGCGGAGGTCGCGCGCACGGTCCGGACCACGGCGCGGCAGTCGCTGGAGGACCTGCGTCAGGTGATCGGCGTGCTCAAGGACGGCAGGGGGTTCGGCTCCCAGGCGCCCGACCGGCCCCGAAGATACGGCCCGCCCGGGCTGACGGATCTGCCCACGCTGATCGGCAACACCCGGGAGGCAGGTCTGCCGGTGAACGTCACCGTGCTCGTCGACAACGCGGGTGAGGCACCGGAAACACTGGCCACGACCGCCTACCGCGTGGTGCAGGAGTCGCTCACCAACGTCCTCAAGCACGCACCCTCGACGACCGTGGACGTGACGGTGCGAGGCGGCCCCGGAGTCGGTCTGACGGTGGAGATCGGCAACCCGCTGCCCGAGTCCGCGCCGGCCGAGGCGCCGATCGGTTCGGGCAGCGGTCTCGCCGGGCTCGCCGAGCGGGTGGCGCAGCTGGAGGGCACCATCAGCTACGGCTCCACCGAGCAGGGCCGCTTCGCCGTCAAGGCGTGGCTGCCCTGGGCGCAGGGGGGAGACGCGGGCGGTGTGAGAGCCGGGTGAACAGCTCCCTAGCATGGCCGGGTGCCGCTGCGTGTAGTGCTCGTCGACGACGATCCGCTGGTCCGGACCGGTCTCGCCATGATTCTCGACAGCACGCCGGACATCGAGGTCGTAGGACAGGCGAGCGACGGTGACGAGGTCGTGCCCCTGGTCAACCGGCACGCGCCTGACGTCGTCGTCATGGACATCCGGATGGCCCGCATGGACGGGCTCGCCGCGACGGCGGCGGTCCGCGCGCTGCCCCGGCCACCCAAGGTACTGGTCCTGACCACGTTCGACCTCGACGAATACGTGTTCGACGCGCTCACGGCGGGCGCCAACGGCTTCCTGCTCAAGGAGAGCTCACCGCAGGAGATCATCGACGCGGTACGCGTGGTCGCGCGAGGTGAGTCGATGCTGTCTCCCCGAAGCACAACGCAGTTGATCGGTCACTTCGTGTCGTTGAAGGCGAATCCACGGCGTCGGGAGGCCGCGGTGAAACTGAGCACACTGACCGATCGCGAACGCGAGGTCGTCACAGCGGTTGCGCAGGGAAAACCCAACGCGGGCATCGCCGAGGAGCTGTTCATGAGTGAGGCCACCGTGAAGACGCACATCACACGGGTCTTTGCCAAACTCGACGTCGCAAATAGAGTCCAGCTGACAATTTTCGCCTACGAGGCGGGCCTCGTGACTCCGTGACAGTCGCTTCCCACGCGACCCGGCGGACACACGTCATATTGACTCTCGTGAAGACACCTGCCTAACCTCGCGCTAAGCGGCGGCTTAGCGATGTCGGAGGCTGCGTTGAGTCCGTCGCACGGGTTTGGGGGCCCAATGAGATACGTGTCGCTGGAAGGGCCTTGAGCGCGTTGTTGAACAAGAGTGCCGCCTCACACAGTGGGCGTTCGACCATTCGCACCCGAGTGCTCGCCATCGCCTTCATCCCGAGCCTCGTGTTCCTGCTGACCGGCGTCGTGCTCACCGTGTACCTCGTCTTCGACGCGATACAGACCCGGTCCTTCAGCACCAAGGTTCACGAAGCCGCCAGACCCGCCGGTGTGCTGTTCGCGAACGTGCGCGAGGAACGCAGGCTGACGCTGCAGGAGCTCGCCATGACACGGTCGCTGCGGGTGGAGCTCACGGAGCAGCGCAAGCGGACCGACTCCGCGGCCAGTGGTATGGCCGACGACCTGCAGAGCATCGCCGAGGACGCCCCGGACAACGTCCGGCAGCACATCCGCGACGCCGAGGAGCGGATCTCGCGGCTCGGGGAGTTCCGCCGGGACGTCGACGCGGGGAACGTGTCGCTGCAGGAGGCGTACGACTTCTACAACGGGATCATCGACTCCTACGTGCTCGGCCTGAACGGCGTGGCGCAGGAGACGCCGAGCGCCGAGACGGCGTACAAGCGCATGGTGGCGATGCCGCTGTTCGTGAGCGCGGACGCCATGTCGCGTGGTGACGCGCTCGCCGCCGCAGGTATCGCGGGCGGCGGGCTGACCGAACAGGAGTTCCGCACCTACATCGGTCAGGTCGGTGCCTACCACTCCACGTTGCAGCAGTCGGTGCCCGACATGATCCCGTCGGTCCGCGAGAAGTACGAGGCGCTGGTGTCCGGCGACGCGTGGAAGACGCTGACCAGCGTCGAGAACGCGTTCCTGCGGGGCAACACCACCGACCTGCCCGTGGCCGAGCCCGCGTGGCGAGCCGCGGCCGCCGAGGTCGGTGCCACACTGTGGAACCTCTACGTCGAACAAAGCACGGTGGCCACCGACCTCGCGCTCGACGAGGCGGACTCGACGCTGTACACGTCGATCATCGCGGGCGCGGCGATCATCGCGGCCGCCCTGGCGGTGTTCCTGCTGGCGTGGCGGTTGTCCGACCGGCTGGTGAAACGGCTCGTCGCACTCCGAGAGGCCACTCTCGACGTCGCCGAGGAACGCATGCCCCGCATCGTCGAACGGCTCCGAAAGGGAGAGCAGGTGGACCTCGCCACCGAGGTTTCCTACCTCGACCACGGTGACGACGAGATCGGCCAGGTCGCGGAGGCCTTCAACCAGGCACAGCGCACCGCCATCGCGGCGGCCGTCGACGAGGCCAAGACCAGGGAGGGCACCCAGAAGGTCTTCCTCAACATCGCCCACCGCAGCCAGGTCATCGTGCACCGGCAGCTGTCGGCACTCGACGCCGCCGAGCGCAAGCAGGAGGACCCCGACCAGCTCGACCTGCTGTTCAAGCTCGACCACCTTTCGACGCGGGCACGCCGCAACGCCGAGAACCTGATCATTCTGGGTGGCGAGCAGCCCGGCAGGCAGTTCCGCAACCCCGTGCCGGTGGGCGACATCGTGCGCGGTGCGATCGCCGAGACCGAGGACTACAAGCGCGTCAGCATGGGCAAGCTGCCCGGCTCCGCCGTCGCGGGCCCCGCCGTCAGCGACCTGGTGCACCTGCTCGCCGAGTTGATCGACAACGCGACGTCGTTCTCACCACCGCAGTCGCGGGTGGAGGTGCGTGGCGAGCTCGTGGGCCGGGGCGCGGTCATCGAGATCGAGGACCAGGGCATCGGTATGGAGCCCGAGGAACTGGACCGGCTCAACGAGATGCTGCGCAACCCGCCGGACTTCAGCTTCATGGCGCTGTCCGAGGAACCGAGGCTCGGACTGTTCGTGGTCGCCAGGCTGGCGGCGAAACACGGTCTCACCGTGACCCTGCGCGACTCGGCCTACGGCGGCACCCGGGCGATCGTGCTCGTGCGCGCCGACCTGCTGAGCGACGTGCCGGGTGACGAGGACGTCACGACACCACCCGAGACCGCTCGGGAACCGCAGAGCGACAGCCCGGTGGCGCCGGTCAGTCGCAGGCCGAGAGCCCTCCCGAGGCGCAACGGCAGCGAGAAGGTCAACGGCGCGAACGCGACCACCGTGACCACCACGCTGGAGCCGACGTTCACCGACGACCCGGGAACGGCCACCGTGCGCCGCGCGCCGGTGTCGCCGCCGAGCGAGCCCAAGCAGCTGCCCGCGGGCGGTGGCGACCACCTCGACCGCCCCGAACTGCCCCGGCGCAGGCGTCGCGGTGAGGAGGAGCCGGAAAACCCGGCGGGCGACCACTCCGAGAACACCGTCGAAGCCGTGCAGGGAGAACTGCTGGAGGAGGACGTGCTCGAGTGGACGCCGGACTCGTCGCGGAGCGTGGGCAGGCACGCCGAGGAGGACGCGGAGTCGGAGCCGACTCGATACGTGCCCAAGCTGCCGAGGGAACTGCCGAGAGCGGCACGCCCGGCCGGGGAGTCCCGGCCCCGGCACCAGGCCCGGCCCGCGCACGAGCGGCCGGTGCAGCCCGGTGGCCCGGAGAGCGCCAGGCCCGTCTCCGCCACGCCGCCCGCCGAAGGCGGCCTCGACGGGGAACGGCCGCCGCTACCGCGTCGCCGCAAGCAGCAGAACCTCGCGCCGCAGCTCATGGACGACACCAGCACCCTCGATCGCGTGGGTGGCGGTGATGTCGCCGGGAACGAGGACGCCGGCGACACCTCGCCCGAGCAGGCCCGCAGCAGGCTCTCGGCGTTCCAGCAGGGAACCCGCCGAGCTCGACAGCACCAACCCGGCCCCGACGATTCTGGAGACTGAGGAACACCATGGCCAACTCGGTAGTCAACGAACTCGACTGGCTGCTCGACGATTTGGTGAGCCAGGTCGCTGGAGCCGACCGAGCTGTCGTCCTGTCGTCCGACGGACTGCTGATCGGTCGTTCGAGCAACTTGTCCGAAGGGGACGGTGAGCATCTCTCGGCCGTCGCCTCCGCCTTCCAGAGCCTCGCGAGGGGCACGGGACGGCACTTCGGCGGAGGGCAGGTGAGGCAGACGGTCGTCGAGATGGACCACGCCTTCCTGTTCGTCACGGCGGCCGGGCGCGGTGCGTGCCTCGCGCTGCTGACGTCCGAGGACGCGGACATGGGCATGGTGGCCTACGCGATGAACATGATGGTGAAGCGCGTCGGCGCCGTGCTGAGCGCCGCGCCTCGGGTGGAGCACCACATCACGCCATGAGCCGAGACGACGAGGAGATGTGGTCGGACGAGGGCGCTGGCCTCGTCCGCTCGTATGTCGTGACCGGCGGCCGGACCCGGTCGGACAACTACGGCCTCGACATGATGACGCTGGTGGTGGCGCTGTGCACTCCGGCAGAGGCCACGCATCTCCCCGAGGAGTACGCGAAGATCGTCCGGCTGTGCCAACACCCGATGTCGGTGGCGGAGGTCGGAGGTCACATCGACCTCCCCCTGCCCGTGGTGAAGGTTCTGCTCAGTGATTTGATCGAGCAGAACTACGTGATCTTCCGTAAGGCCGCGCCCCCGACCGAAACACCCAACAAGCACGTACTGCAGGCGGTTCTCGATGGTATCCGCAAACTCTGACGACCGGCGCCTGAGGGCGACGGCGGTGAAGCTGCTGATCGCCGGTGGTTTCGGTGTCGGCAAGACGACGATGGTGGGCTCGGTGAGCGAGGTACCGCCCTTGCGTACCGAGGAGATGCTGACGTCCGCGTCGGAAGGCGTCGACGATCTTTCCGGCGTGGAGGCCAAGAGCACCACCACGGTGGCGCTGGACTTCGGGCGCATCACGATCAGCCCCGACCTGATCCTGTACCTGTTCGGCACACCGGGACAGGACCGGTTCTGGTTCATGTGGGACGAGCTGGCGCAGGGGGCGCTCGGCGCGGTGGTCCTCGCGGACACGCGCCGGTTGGAGTCCTGTTTCCCCGCCGTGGACTTCTTCGAACGCAGGGGGCTGCCGTTCGTCGTCGGCGTGAACTGTTTCGACAAAGCCCACCGGTACGGCACCGAGGAGGTGCGCGCGGCGCTCGACGTGGGTCCGGGGGTGCCGGTGTTGCTGTGCGACGCGCGCGACCGCGAGTCCACCAAGCAGGTCCTCGTCACCCTGATCCAGCACGTGATGGCATCGGCGAACATGGTCCCGGCCCCGTACTGACATCGTGTCCGCAGGTTGTGCACGCGTGTCCGCACTTCCTGTACGGGTGTTCGCACTTCCCGTACGCGGGTTCAGCGGGCGGGGCGTGCCGTCACCTGGATCATGGGACTCGCCGGCACCCAACGGGGGAGCTCGGCGAACTCCTCCACCTCGTCGAGCTCGAACTCGCCACGACGCCGCAGAGTGCCGAGAGTGTTCCGGTTGGGGTGACAGCCTGCGCCGAGGACCTTCCACAACGGTGTGATGCGGTCCTGAACGCGGGCCAGACGGCCGTCGCCCCGGACGTGTTCCAGCAGCACCAGCCGCCCGTCGTCGCGCAGCACGCGCCGAGCCTCCGCGAGTGCCGCGTCCGGGTCGGTGACGGTGCAGAGCACGAGCGTGAACACCACCGCGTCGAAGGAGGCGTCGGCGAACGGCAGCGCCTCGGCCGACGCGTCGGAGACATCCACGGGGATGCTCGTTTCGGCGGCTCGGCGAGCCAGCCGAACCCTCATGGCCGGGTCCGGCTCGACGGCCACGACACGCTCCGCAGAGCGGAGATAGGGCAGGTTGGCGCCGGTGCCCGCGCCGACGTCGAGGACCGCCCCCGTCAGGCCGTGCAGCAGTGCCTCGCGACGCTGCCCGAGGAAGCTTCGCTCTGCGGCGGCGTTCAGCCGGTCGTAGTACGCGGCGAAGATTCGGTGTGCTCGCACGTGTCCCACGCTAGTGCCTGAACGCCCGGAGCGTCGGCCGTCGTGTCCGCAGCTTGTCGACGCGTGTCCGCAGTTCCGGTACGTGTGTCCGCACTTCTCGAACGCGTGGCCGCGCCACAGGCTGCGGACACGCGTGCACAGGCTGGGTCGGCTACCCCTCGGTCCCGTTGATCGCCCGGTCCAGTAGTTGGACCGGATGCATCATGGGGACGTCGTCGAGGTAGCGGCGGATCTGCAACAGGCAACCCGGGTTGGCCGTCACCAGCAGGTCCGGCGCGACGGCGCGGACGTTGCCCGCCTTACGTTCACCGAGCTCGGCGGCGGGTTCCGGCTGGACGAGGTTGTAGATGCCCGCCGACCCACAACACAGTTCGGCCTCCGGCAGATCCACCACTTCCAGTCCGGGGATGGTGCGCAGCACGGCCCTCGGCTGCTCGCGCACTCCCTGCGCGTGGCCGAGGTGGCACGCGTCGTGGTAGGCGAC encodes:
- a CDS encoding ATP-binding cassette domain-containing protein — translated: MAELGLTDLADRRAAKLSGGQKQRLQLAMALVNDPALLVLDEPPAGWTHPSAGGSGRSSRHGGRRARRSCSPPT
- a CDS encoding sensor histidine kinase, translated to MRESASSRARSVLGVLVTVLAVGTSVLSSLYVFAAETYVPHSEQLDVTWRPALGVLAALTAGVLLCWRHSRPVVVTGVAVIPPVVFVADALAALISLAALTAHRRDRVGWLGVAAVFVATTVGVAHDAHRHADVSVIKIIFGADGVPFVVVVLVAALLTAIPAALGTHRGTKRELARHTQAERALQAEMARKDERSRIAREMHDVLGHRLSLLSLHAGALEVMAPQESDRAAEVARTVRTTARQSLEDLRQVIGVLKDGRGFGSQAPDRPRRYGPPGLTDLPTLIGNTREAGLPVNVTVLVDNAGEAPETLATTAYRVVQESLTNVLKHAPSTTVDVTVRGGPGVGLTVEIGNPLPESAPAEAPIGSGSGLAGLAERVAQLEGTISYGSTEQGRFAVKAWLPWAQGGDAGGVRAG
- a CDS encoding peptide chain release factor 3, which gives rise to MSSRASAATSPGGDVAAQARRRRSFAVISHPDAGKSTLTEALALHARVIAEAGAVHGKAGRQGVVSDWMEMERARGISITSAALQFAYRDAVVNLLDTPGHADFSEDTYRVLSAVDSAVMLLDAAKGLEPQTLKLFDVCRHRGIPVITFINKWDRPGREALALCDELTERIGLTPMPLTWPVGEAGRFRGVLDVTDGSFVAFERTAGGATVAGEQRLPATRAEEELGEDFTRATEEAELVAASGGEFDLSAYLRGSATPVLFGAAVLNFGVRHLLDLLVELAPRPEPRVDVDGNPRPLDDEFSAFVFKVQTGMDPAHRDQVAFARVCSGVFERGMVVTNATTKRPFATKYAHQVFGQQRSTVDVAYPGDVIGLVNASALRVGDTLYAGKPAVRFPGLPSFAPAHFAVARPSDLSKAKQFRKGVEQLSSEGVVQLLTSDLRGDAAPVFAAVGPMQFEVAAHRMEYEFNSPVKLDRLPYSTVRRLADPAQRALVDAGRNSEVLTRADGTDLALFADDMSMRLLLRRHPELRLEALVATGD
- a CDS encoding ABC transporter permease, whose translation is MTRRLLDVEVLDELRAIWREPTALFFSILMPVGFFALFVSMFGGYSSEELSAGTRMLATFGTFGVLTVTLTNPGIGVAQDRQIGWLRVKRVQAVPLPVTLAAKVLAALPYSVGVLLAMTLTAALTGTLQASVFEVLRLYGVLVLGAVPFALLGLAAGFQAKPNTTTAVLHAILMPTAVVAGLWMPLEILPGFFGTVASSCRPTTSPGWRRPSSTARRSSVTSPCSPGGPWSWPVWPRCPIVVRNHDHDLQRTPRRTDARNRTEAARLARERGWF
- a CDS encoding ATP-binding cassette domain-containing protein, whose protein sequence is MLSARGLAHRYGGTTALDGVDLTVGAGGCVALLGPNGAGKTTLVNLLVGLLPRQRGEISLAGGDPRNASTRRWLGVVQHRWATPAR
- a CDS encoding response regulator transcription factor — translated: MPLRVVLVDDDPLVRTGLAMILDSTPDIEVVGQASDGDEVVPLVNRHAPDVVVMDIRMARMDGLAATAAVRALPRPPKVLVLTTFDLDEYVFDALTAGANGFLLKESSPQEIIDAVRVVARGESMLSPRSTTQLIGHFVSLKANPRRREAAVKLSTLTDREREVVTAVAQGKPNAGIAEELFMSEATVKTHITRVFAKLDVANRVQLTIFAYEAGLVTP
- a CDS encoding DUF1203 domain-containing protein, which encodes MGFRIVPMDTALADEVRTTLRAPGYGHPAWREVPTEAAPCRVCLDAIEPGREALIAFTYDPFREREDVPLPGPVFVHERRCEPYAEPGVYPARLGRSGLLLNCYGDGRRLVLAHRVAHADAEPALDELLARPDVDYIHVRSATAGCYLCTALPD
- a CDS encoding DoxX family protein; protein product: MSVTTGRTPHTTESATTTSRRSRTEASVLAVFRMVVAFLFVCHGVQGFGAFGGIDGAGTGVPFGSWPGWWASVIEVGAGGLVLAGLFTRPAALLCSGAMAYAYFVVHQPTALFPLENMGEPAALYSWIFLLLAVFGPGRWAVDNVRSRSENRR
- a CDS encoding DUF4190 domain-containing protein; this encodes MTTRPDTRTAAPTASPEVARNGLGTAGFVVGLIGLILSPLPFIGILAWPLVVLGVIFSAVGISRVKARKATNKGLSIAGLVLSILGVVVSVVMYLAYDQAAKEITEEADRTVDITYRVTGDAPEATISYTTYGDSTSSATEDVTELPWEKTTEASGLLKGGSLSVTLGAEGGSVECTVIVDGKEARTATASGAYNTASCSDF
- a CDS encoding ATP-binding cassette domain-containing protein, which encodes MSDRVVVIDRGRVLASDTPEKLISRLPDRTVVARTVLDDDVLTALPGVASLDREGELVRIATRSPEALLRRLLAEDPELSDLRVEGAGLEEAVVTPTSRPQRARQEVVR